CGTGTGTGTTGTGCGTTCAGGAGCTGCGGGACAGAAACGATGAGCTGAGCTCAGAGCTGGAGGCGCTGCAGAGTCAGAGGACCGACAGGAAGTCCAGACGACCTGCAGGGAGCGACACCGACGCCGCTCTGAGCTGGACCCAACAACGGCCCGTCAGCACCGAGTCCGACTCTGGTAACACAACTACAGCTACTCACGGCTACAGCTACACGCGGCTACAGATACTCGTGGTTACACGTGGCTACAGCTACACGCGGCTACAGATACTCGTGGCTACACGCGGCTGTGGCTATACGCGGCTACAGCTACTCACGGCTACACATGGCTACAGCTACACACGGCTACAGCTAAACACGGCTACACACGGCTACAGTTAAACACAGCTACACATGGCTACGGCTACACACGGCTACGGCTACAGCTAAACACGGCTACACACGGCTACAGTTAAACACAGCTACACATGGCTACGGCTACACACGGCTACGGCTACACACGGCTACAGTTAAACACAGCTACACACGGCTACGGCTACACACGGCTACGGCTACACACGGCTACGGCTACACACGGCTACGGCTACTCACGGCTACACACGGCTACAGCTACACACGGCTACGGCTACACACGGCTACGGCTACTCACGGCTACACACGGCTACGGCTACACACGGCTACAGCTACACACGGCTACAGCTACTCACAGCTACACACGGCTACAGCTACACACGGCTACGgctacacacagctacacatgGCTACGGCTACACACGGCTACAGATACTCGCGGCTACAGATACTCGCGGCTACAGCTAATCGCGGCTACTCACGGCTACAGATACACATAGCTACAGATACACACAGCTACTCGCGGCTACAGCTACACGCGGCTACACACGGCTACAGATACTCGCGGCTACACACGGCTACAGATATTCGCGGCTACAGCTACACGCGGCTACAGCTACACATGGCTACAGATACTCGTGGCTACATGCGGCTACAGCTACACGCGGCTACACGTGGCTACAGCTACACACGGCTACGGCTACACACGGCTACAGATCCTCACGGCTACACACGGCTACGGCTACACACGGCTACGGCTACACACGGCTACGGCTACACGGCTACACACGGCTACAGATCCTCACGGCTACACACGGCTACGGCTACACACGGCTACACGCGGCTACGGCTACACGCGGCTACGGCTACACAGTAGAAGTACTTCAAATTGTAAGTagagtacttgagtaaatgtactttcagTAACACGCTTCTGTCAGGAGGTGGCGCCACTTCACCTGCTTTCACCAGCTCACTGCagagctgtgattggctgcaggTCACAGAATGAGGCGCACTGATTGgtccacaaacaaacaaacaggatgcAGCAGGATGCAGCTTTAAACAATAAAAGTGAAGtttgaatttaaataaagatgtgCTGCTGAGGATCTGCAGAGCGGACACATCAGGGTCTTTGTCCTGAAGGATTCTGGGAGTCCCTTTCAGAGCAAAGTTAAGAGAGAAACACCTGTTCACACATAAATGCTCAAATTAAAGGAACTTTAACTTGAATGGACACGTTTTATACTTCATCTAAATATAATCCGGTTCATCTTATTTCCAgtatcttattttgaaaagcaGCTCAGCCTGTCTGCAGGTCTGCTCTCTCTGCAGAGCGAGGAGCTGAAGTCTCCGACCCTCAGCTGCTCTGTGACCTTTCATTTACCGTAAAGGCTCTAAAACATGTGCATTCAGGTTCTCTGACCTCTAAAGAAAAGTGGTCGTCTCGAGCCGGACGCCCGAGTGTGCGAGCTCCTGCAGCTCTTCAGTGTTATTAGGAGAAGCATGTTGAAACTGTGGCCGCCGTATTCTCTGTAAGAGAAGGGAAACGCTGCTCTGAAGCTCTCCGCTCTGTAAATGTAGAGCAGAGAGTGCCGAGTGCTCGTTACGGCTGAAAGTGAAGAGGGTTCAGTACCTGCTGAGCAGGTCTGACCAGGTAGGCACACAGGAATACAGGTCCTGCAGGTGTGCAGGGTCACACTGAATGTGTCCTCTGTCCCAGCGTGTCTCACCGTGAGTCTCCACATCCTCTTCTCCAGGAACAGAATCCTCTGTTTACTCTGTTTACtctgtgtttactgtctgtttactctctgtttactgtctgtttactctctgtttactgtttactgtctgtttactgtctgtttactgtctgtttactctctgtttactctctgtttactgtttactgtctgtttactctctgtttactgtttactgtctgtttactctctgtttactgtttactgtctgtttactctctgtttactgtttactgtctgtttactctctgtttactgtttactctctgtttactctatttactgtttactgtctgtttactgtctgtttactctatttactgtttactctctgtttactctctgtttactgtttactgtctgttttctgtttactgtctgtttactctgtttactctctgtttactgtcggtttactgtttactgtctgtttactgtctgtttactctatttaatgtttactgtctgtttactctgtttactctgtttactgtttactgtctgtttactctctgtttacggtttactgtctgtttacggtttactgtctgtttactgtttactgtctgtttactgtttactgtctgtttactctatttactgtttactgtctgtttactgtttactgtctgtttactgtttactgtctgtttactctatttaatgtttactgtctgtttactctgtttactgtttactgtctgtttactgtttactgtctgtttacgGTTTACTctatttactgtttactgtctgtttactctatttactgtttactgtctgtttactctatttaatgtttactgtctgtttactctatttaatgtttactgtctgtttactctgtttactctctgtttactgtttactgtctgtttactctctgtttacggtttactctctgtttacggtttactctctctgtttacggtttactgtctgtttactgtttactgtctgtttactctctgtttacgctctgtttactgtttactctctgtttactctctgtttactctctgtttactgtttactgtctgtttactgtctgtttactctctgtttaatgtttactgtctgtttactctctgtttactgtctgtttactgtctgtttactgtttactgtctgtttactctctgtttactgtttactctctgtttactctctgtttactgtttactctctgtttactctctgtttgctctctgtttactgtttactgtctgtttactctctgtttactgtttactctctgtttgctctctgtttactgtttactctctgtttactctctgtttactctctgtttactgtttactctctgtttacgctctgtttactgtttactgtctgtttactctctgtttactgtttactctctgtttactctctgtttactctctgtttactgtttactgtctgtttactctctgtttactctctgtttactctctgtttactgtttactgtctgtttactgtttactgtctgtttactctctgtttactgtttactgtctgtttactctctgtttactgtttactctctgtttactgtttacgctctgtttactgtctgtttactctctgtttactgtttactctctgtttactctctgtttactgtctgtttactgtctgtttactctctgtttactgtttactctctgtttactctctgtttactgtctgtttactctctgtttactgtttactctctgtttactctctgtttactgtttactctctgtttactgtttacgctctgtttactctctgtttactctctgtttactgtctgtttactgtctgtttactctctgtttactgtttactgtctgtttactctctgtttactgtttactctctgtttactgtttacgctctgtttactgtctgtttactctctgtttactctctgtttactgtttactctctgtttactctctgtttactgtctgtttactctctgtttactctctgtttactgtctgtttactctctgtttactgtttactctctgtttactctctgtttactctctgtttactctctgtttactgtctgtttactgtctgtttactctctgtttactctctgtttactgtttactctctgtttactctctgtttactctctgtttactgtctgtttactgtctgtttactgtttactgtctgtttactgtctgtttactgtttactgtctgtttactctctgtttactctgtttactgtctgtttactctctgtttactgtttactgtttactctctgtttactctctgtttactgtttactgtctgtttactgtttactctctgtttactctgtttactgtttactctctgtttactctctgtttactgtctgtttactgtttactgtctgtttactgtttactgtctgtttactgtttactctctgtttactgtttactctctgtttactgtctgtttactgtttactctctgtttactgtttactctctgtttactgtttactctctgtttactgtttactctctgtttactgtctgtttactgtttactctctgtttactgtttactctctgtttactctctgtttactgtctgtttactgtCTGTTGTGTTCAGACGACTCGGACATGAAGCGCAGCTCGCCTCCTCTGGTCAGGAAGAAACTGCAGCCGGAAAATAAAACGGGTGAGGAACAGACCGCTTGTAGTAACGCAGCTCTGTGTGTCAAACACCGGTCCAGCTGGCAGGGGAGGGAACCAGGTCTCTGCTCGGGTCTGGTCTGAGTGAAACACAATCCTTTATTGCTCAGTTGGACCAGGGGGGTCAGTTGGACCAGGGGGGTCTTTACCACGGTGCGTGTTGTGGCCAGGAGAGGAACTGCAGCCTGGTTCTCCACCATCAGCACGCAGACTGGGTCTGATCAGAGGACTGAAGTTTAAGAATCAATCACtttggttaaaataataaaaacaccacagaCGAGTTCTTTGAGTCCCGGGGAACCGGGACGGGGAGCCCGGCCTCTGTAGTGTCCGTCATTTTCACCAGTTATCCGTCAGCTGCTGGGTCCATAAAATGTCCCCTCTCCTGTTGCAGCTCTGAGCTCTCTGGACGGGGCCCCGGGCCCCGCGGTCAGCATTCAGACGGAGCTGGCTCTGGAGCAGCTGAAGCAGAAGCAGAGCCAGGAGCTACAGCAGCTGCGCATCCAGCTGGAGACGCAGGTAAGAGCCGGAGCCCGGAGCCCGGATCCGACTCGGTCACAGAGACACTGAACCCCCCGTGTTCCTCCTGCAGGTGAACTACTACGAGCGCAGCCTGGACCTGATGAGGCAGAGCATGGAGGTGGAGCGCAAAGACATCTCCCAGGCCTTCAAGGTAACACTACATCAATATGAATGTTCTTTAGAGTCCGGAGCTGCTGCACAGGGGACAAAAAGCAAGGGCCACAGAAAAGAGACGAGTTTTAACAGTGATGTTAGATAGTGGCAGGTCGTTCCACAGGTTGGGGGGGCAGAACCCCTCGACCGGCAGATCTCAGCCCTCCAGCTGGAGTGGGAACCTGAAGAAGCTGTTGGGTAAAGCGGAGCCCGTCCGTTCAGGCATTTAAGAGTTACAAGTTAAAGTCAGGAGGCGGAGTTACAGTAGTGAAGACAGGAAGTTATGAAGGCGCTGATCAGCCTCTCTGTCTTTAGGAGGGAGATGGCAGAAATCGGTTTATCTCACCGTCCAGCAGCGAGACTCCTCGCAGCTCCTAACACCCGGGCGTCCTCACTAAACACTTGTGACTCCTGATCTCCAGGTCTCTGGTCTCCGTGTTTCCCTGTGGACACAGTCACGTCTCTCAGATCAAGTACGggacattcatttaaataatcgaCCTGAATTACAAGAGAGTACAAGAACCCAAATACCAACATCTGTGAGGAAGTACTGCGCCTCATCCTCGCACCTGAAGTTACTCTCTCAGACTTTAAAAACACGTCGCGGTGTTTCGTCAGGACTCGATACATCACGTACAGCATGAACGAGTACTTTTACTCTAGGTAGTAGAAGTACACGCTGCTGGTTCTGACCCTGTCCTGTTTGACTGTCCGTCAGGTGGAGATCAGCGAGCTGGAGGAGCAGAAGGCTCAGGCGGAGCAGCAGGTGCAGCAGCTGAAGGAGACTGTGGACAAACTGCAGCGCCAACAGGGGGGAGGAGCCGGAGGAGCAGGAGGGCGGAGCCACGAGCAGGAGCGCAGGTGAGCAAGACCGCACTGCAGGAGGTGAGGAAGCTCAGGACCCTCAGACGGGTCAGAGCCTCCGTCAGGTCGTCTCCTGTAGGAGTCGGTGTTTCTGGTATTTTGTCCACTCCGCCGAGCCGCCGTCTGGTTTGATGTGTCGGTGTTTTCCCAGAATGCAGCGGGAGCGCGCGGAGCTGGAGCAGAACTTTGCCCGAGAGATCAGCAACCTGGTCCAGAGACTGAGCGCCGAGAAGGACCAGCTGGAGGCGGAGCTGAAGCTGAAGCTGGACCAGGAAGTGCTGCTGGTCAGGTGAGTGGTGACCTCACAGCTCGCACTCTGCTGTTACTGTGCAGGTTACCCAGCATGCTCAGGGGCACGTTTACAGCACAGGTTATTTCCCATAATCCTTCAGCCTGCTGGTTCAGTGTCTTCCTATGTCAGGTGTAGGTGACGTGTTTAGATTCCAGCGAGCGGCGAGGAGGAGGTTTACTCGCCACCGCTTGTTGGCTGTTTGAATGTTCTGCGTGAGTAACAGGAAGTCCGTCTCTCTCACGCCGCTGAGCAGGGAGGAGGCCGAGCAGCAGCGCTCTCAGATGGAGCTGCAGCACGCCGAAGGCCAGCGCCGCATCCTGCACCAGCTCCACCGGGAGCGCCGGCGGCTGCAGGAGCAGAGAGCATTCTGGGAGGACCGGCTGGTCCAGGCGGAGCAAGTGAAGCTGCGGTGTGAAGAGCAGGCCAGGATCTGCAGCCAGGTCTCCTCAGAGAGGACGAGGACGGAGGAGGAGGTGTCCACTCTGCATCTGCgggtcagccaatcagaggccgGCTTAAAGGAGCTGAGGGACCGCAGCGCTCAGCTGGAGGACGACCTTGCGGCGTCTCGCGGGCGCTGCGCTCAGCTGGAGGACGACCTCGCGGCGTCTCGCGGCCGCAGCGCTCAGCTGGAGGACGACCTCGCGGCGTCTCGCGGCCGCTGCGCTCAGCTGGAGGACGACCTCGCGGCGTCTCGCGGCCGCAGCGCTCAGCTGGAGGACGACCTCGCGGCGTCTCGCGGGCGCTGCGCTCAGCTGGAGGACGACCTCGACCTCGCGGCGTCTCGGCTGGAGGAGAGCGTCGCCTTCCTGGAGTCTCAGGAGGTTTTAAATAAACGCCTGGTGGAGGAGAAGAGCTCCGctgaggaggagctgcagctgctgaagaCCCAGGAGGAGCAGCTCCTGGTCCAGGTGGCCCGGCTGAAGGAGGAGGTGGGAAACCTTCAGGCTGCGTCCGACGGGCTTCTGCAGGACCGGGACGAGGCGGTGGACAGCTGCGGCCGCCTCTCCAGCGCCTTCCTCCAGCAGGAGGCGCAGCTCAGAGCCAGGGAGCAGGAGCTGGAGGGTCTGCGGGAGGCCACCCGGATCAAGGCTGAGGGTCTCTGCAGACAGACTGCTGAGCTGGACTCGCTGAAGACGGACCGCCACAGGCTGATCCAGGACCTGAAGGACCAGGCCATGGCTTTGGACAACCTGCAGCTGGAGCTGGACGGCGTCTCCGAGGAGTTGGACAGGAGGAGGGGCGCCGAGGAGAGTCTGCAGGAGGCTCTGAAGCAGGAGCAGACCAGGACCTCGCAGCTCCGGTCCAGGCTGGacgaggagagggaggaggtctgTCGTCTGAGCCAGGAGAACGGGAGCTACACCCGGCTGGCCGACCAGCTCTCCACCCAGATTgtagagatggaggaggagatcTCCACGCTCAGAGACCACCTCAGAGAGCTCAGCTCCCAGCTCAACGGGACCGCAGACCTGGTCCTGGATCTCAGGAGGCAGCTAAACTCCAAAACCAGCGAAGTGGATCGGCTGCGGGCCGAGGTGGCGGAAGCCAAGGCCTCGTCTGAAAAGCATCGCAGCGACGCTGAGCAGCTGGACCGGGCCAGAGAGCAGGtcctccagctgcagcaggtcCTGCAGGACTCCCAGAACCAGCTGAGGACGGCTGAGGAGGACTTCCAccaggagaagaggaagatgatgcAGCAGCTGATGGAGCTGGAGAAGCTGGTCCTGGccctggaggaggagatggaccCGGCCAGCCCACACAGGTTTGTGGAGCATGAGACGGCTCGGAGACCCGAAACCTGGTCCGCATGATGACTAACCTGCTTTAAACAGAACCTGAATGACTAATCGATCATGTGAGCCTTCCTCAGGTAGACGCTCTGCACGCCGGCCTCTCTAACCTTCATCTCTAACCCAATCACAAAGCATGAAGCAGAGCCTCACCTGCCCGCCGCCGCCGTTTCCTCTCAGCGTGATTTAAACAGGTTCACGGCAGCACAGCGGCTCTGGGACCCGATGGAGGTCAGAGTCCAGATTTAAGGCCTCAGTTTGCTTCAGATGAAACATGAACGTAGCTGCAGTTGAGTGAAGCCGAGCCGTCAGGTGATCCACGAGATCCTGGATCATAGATCTGAAGCCCCCTCTCCACCGGCTCCACTCTGGGGCCGGGAGCTAGGGCCGAACGTGTGATCAGGATCAAAGTCAGATCCTGGTTTCTGCTCCTGAGGGAAAGTTAATGTGGTGTAAGGGTTTTTCTTACCTCTTCAGAGGATCCGTAAACTAATCTGAGGCAGAACCTTCAGGATCTGTTTCCAGCAACATAAATATCTTAGAAACATTTAGCTCTGATTTGgttcaaatcaaacatttactgaacatttgtttttgtctcctcCTTCACTGTCACATCTGGTACCGGGTTTTTGGTATCCCCTTGGTTTAGGTTTCACGTGAGCCGAGTTGACAGTTTCAGACCGGATATCTGAATCACCTTGTTTGAAGCAGACTGAGGCCTTCAGAGACCGGATCTGTAGGAACCTAAATGAATCACTGAATGCGTCCGAAATCAGCGCAGCGGCGTCATGAGATGTGTGACGAGGTTAGGGCTCCTGAGCTGTTCGGTCTCTGACTTGTTCTGGTTTGCTGCTGCAGGACTCAGCTGGAGGAGGTCCGGTCAGAGAACGGGGCTCTGCTGGAGCGGGTGAGCCTGCTGCAGCAGGAAGTCCAGAACCTGGAGGACGACGTGGCCAAGAAGAGGTGAGTAAAGGCTCTGAGGTGTCGGGGGGGTCGCTGCAGATCAGGGTTTTACTAAAGATCAGACTGACTGACGCTCTGTGTGGTCCGTAAGGAGGAGcctggaggagatggagagggaccacgagaggagcagggaggaggaggagcggctgcACAGGGAGGTGAGGACCTCCagactctgacctctgacctctgaggGGGGGCAGAAAGGTAAAACTCTGTTTCTCCCGCAGAACTCCAGGTACCGGGAGGAGGTTCTGGACCTGAGCAGCAGAAACCTGCAGCTCAGCAACGACAACGCAGAGCTGAGCGCCCGTCTCCGGGGAGACCAGGAGGCGGTCCGGATGCTGCAGGAGCGCCTGGCGATGATCTccaaggagcaggaggaggcggGAGCATCGGTGAGCCAAACTCTTCTTcatgtgtttaaataaatgctgATGTTTCCACGAGCATCTGCTCTCAGGTGTTGTTTCAGGTTCCCGCGGGATCAGGTTCTGGTGTTgtttcaggttcctgcgggTTCAGGTTCTGGTCTTGTGTTTCAGGTTCCAGCGGGATCAGGTTCAGGTGTTGTGCGTTTCAGGTTCCCGCGGGATCAGGTTCAGGTgttgtgtttcaggttcccACGAGATCAGGTTCGGGTGTTGTTTCAGGTTCCCGCGGGATCAGGTTCAGGTGttgtgtttcaggttcctgcgggATCATGTTCTGCTGTTGTGCATTTCAGGTTCCTGTGGGATCAGGTTCTGGTGTTGTGCGGATCAGGTTCAGGTGttgtgtttcaggttcctgcgggATGAGGTTCGGGTGttgtgtttcaggttcctgcgggTTCAGGTTCTGGTCTTGTGTTTCAGGTTCCCGCGGGATCAGGTTCGGGTGTTGTTTTTCAGGTTCCTACGGGATCAGGTTCCTGCGGGATCAGGTTCTGGTGTTGtgcgtttcaggttcctgcgggATCAGGTTCAGGTGTTgtttcaggttcctgcgggTTCAGGTTCTGGTCTTGTGTTTCAGGTTCCAGCGGGATCAGGTTCAGGTGTTGtgcgtttcaggttcctgcgggatcaggttcaggtgttgtgtttcaggttcccACGAGATCAGGTTTGGGTGTTGTTTCAGGTTCCCGCGGGATCAGGTTCAGGTGTTGTGTTTCATGTTCCTGCGGGATCAGGTTCTGGTGTTGTGCATTTCAGGTTCCTGTGGGATCAGGTTCTGGTGTTGTGCGGATCAGGTTCAGGTgttgtgtttcaggttcccGCGGGATCAGGTTCGGGTGTTGTTTTTCAGGTTCCTGCGGGATCAGGTTCTGGTGTTGTGCATTTCAGGTTCCTGCGGGATCAGGTTCAGGTGTTGTGCGTTTCAGGTTCCTGTGGGATCAGGTTCAGGTGTTGtgcgtttcaggttcctgcgggatcaggttctggtgttgtgcgtttcaggttcctgcgggatcaggttctggtgttgtgcgtttcaggttcctgcgggatcaggttcaggtgttgtgcgttccaggttcaggtgttgtgcgtttcaggttcctgcgggatcaggttcaggtgttgtgcgttccaggttcaggtgttgtgCGTTTCAGGTTCCAGCGGGATCAGGTTCAGGTGTTGTGCGTTccaggttcaggtgttgtgcgtttcaggttcctgcAGGATCAGGTTCAGGTGttgtgtttcaggttcctgcgggatcaggttcaggtgttgtgtttcaggttcctgcgggatcaggttcagttgttgtgtttcaggttcctgcgggatcaggttctggtgttgtgcgtttcaggttcctgcgtttcaggttctggtgttgtgcgtttcaggttcctgcgggATCAGGTTCCTGCAGGAACAGGTTCCGGTGTGGTGTGTTTTAGGTTCCTGCGGGATCAGGTTCTGGTGTTGtgcgtttcaggttcctgcgggatcaggttcaggtgttgtgcgtttcaggttcaggtgttgtgcgtttcaggttcctgcgggatcaggttctggtgttgtgcgtttcaggttcctgcgggatcaggttctggtgttgtgcgtttcaggttcctgcgggATCAGGTTCTGGTGTTGTCcgtttcaggttcctgcgggatcaggttctggtgttgtgcgtttcaggttcctgcgggatcaggttctggtgttgtgcgtttcaggttcctgcgtttcaggttctggtgttgtgcgtttcaggttcctgcgggatcaggttctggtgttgtgcgtttcaggttcctgcgggatcaggttctggtgttgtgcgtttcaggttcctgcgggatcaggttctggtgttgtgcgtttcaggttcctgcgggatcaggttcaggtgttgtgcgtttcaggttcctgcgggATCAGGTTCTGGTGTTGTGCATTTCAGGTGTTGtgcgtttcaggttcctgcgggatcaggttcaggtgttgtgcgttccaggttcaggtgttgtgcgttccaggttcaggtgttgtgcgttccaggttcaggtgttgtgcgtttcaggttcctgcgggATCAGGTTCTGGTGTTGTTTTTCAGGTTCCTGCGGGATCAGGTTCTGGTGTTGtgcgtttcaggttcctgcgggatcaggttcaggtgttgtgcgtttcaggttcctgcgggATCAGGTTTTGGTGTTGTGCGTTTCAGGTACATTGCGGGATCAGGTTCTGGTGTTGtgcgtttcaggttcctgcgggATCAGGTTCAGGTGTTGTGCGTTTCAGGTTCTTGCGGGATCAGGATCAGGTGTTGTGCGTTTCAGGTTCTTGCGGGATCAGGTTTTGTTGTTGTGCGTTTCAGGTTCCTGTGGGATCAGGTTCTGGTGTTGTGCGT
This genomic window from Micropterus dolomieu isolate WLL.071019.BEF.003 ecotype Adirondacks unplaced genomic scaffold, ASM2129224v1 contig_12247, whole genome shotgun sequence contains:
- the LOC123966019 gene encoding ninein-like protein; this encodes RSVIGRDLEQGFRDRLASLRSQSEQESEALLQQAESERRALQDELRLLRAQEAELQEELCSAAQESRRLEEELRVVKLKLTDAERSVNRLQRDLDQLLHHKFGGLDPAGGALSHEERFSDIIREYELQLRELRDRNDELSSELEALQSQRTDRKSRRPAGSDTDAALSWTQQRPVSTESDSDDSDMKRSSPPLVRKKLQPENKTALSSLDGAPGPAVSIQTELALEQLKQKQSQELQQLRIQLETQVNYYERSLDLMRQSMEVERKDISQAFKVEISELEEQKAQAEQQVQQLKETVDKLQRQQGGGAGGAGGRSHEQERRMQRERAELEQNFAREISNLVQRLSAEKDQLEAELKLKLDQEVLLVREEAEQQRSQMELQHAEGQRRILHQLHRERRRLQEQRAFWEDRLVQAEQVKLRCEEQARICSQVSSERTRTEEEVSTLHLRVSQSEAGLKELRDRSAQLEDDLAASRGRCAQLEDDLAASRGRSAQLEDDLAASRGRCAQLEDDLAASRGRSAQLEDDLAASRGRCAQLEDDLDLAASRLEESVAFLESQEVLNKRLVEEKSSAEEELQLLKTQEEQLLVQVARLKEEVGNLQAASDGLLQDRDEAVDSCGRLSSAFLQQEAQLRAREQELEGLREATRIKAEGLCRQTAELDSLKTDRHRLIQDLKDQAMALDNLQLELDGVSEELDRRRGAEESLQEALKQEQTRTSQLRSRLDEEREEVCRLSQENGSYTRLADQLSTQIVEMEEEISTLRDHLRELSSQLNGTADLVLDLRRQLNSKTSEVDRLRAEVAEAKASSEKHRSDAEQLDRAREQVLQLQQVLQDSQNQLRTAEEDFHQEKRKMMQQLMELEKLVLALEEEMDPASPHRTQLEEVRSENGALLERVSLLQQEVQNLEDDVAKKRRSLEEMERDHERSREEEERLHRENSRYREEVLDLSSRNLQLSNDNAELSARLRGDQEAVRMLQERLAMISKEQEEAGASVSQTLLHVPAGSGSGVVRFRFPRDQVQVLCFRFPRDQVQVLCFRFLRDEVRVLCFRFLRVQVLVLCFRFPRDQVRVLFFRFLRDQVPAGSGSGVVRFRFLRDQ